AGGGGCCACAACGCGCCGTTTTCGACGGCGGTGCTCTCGAAGGGCCCGATCGATGCGACGCTCGACCTGAAATCAGCGGTGACGTGGGTCGACAAGATCCACACGGAGCGCTACGGTTGGATCGTCGGGTGCAAGACCACGCTGGACTCGGGGGAGCGGTTCCACGTTGTCGCCGTTCACTCGCCATCCTTCCCCATCCCGCCGCGGCAGTGGGCCGACGTGGATGTTTCGGGCATCAAGCTCTCGACCAACCCCAGGCTCTGGTTCACGGAAATCCTGTGGGCATTGCTCCGCACCGCGGGTATCTCCGACGATACGAACTGGATTGTGGGCGGTGACTTCAACCGATCGGTGCTTCACAAGGGGGGGCAGGAGGTCATCGACCGGCTGAAGACCCTCGGTCTGACCGATTGCCTCAGTCATCATCACGGCGGCCCCGTGCCCACGTATCAGCCCACGAGGAAGGTCGTGCGACATCAGTTGGACTACTGCTACGTGAACACGCCGCTGCTCGAGCGCTTGACCGAGGCCCGAGTACCGAGTCACGAAGAGGTGTTCGATCCAAAGCCGAGATTGAGCGACCACCTCCCCATCATCTGCACCTTCGACTGAAACGGGCGGCCGCCGCCGAGGCAGGGGCAGTCACGGAGGGGGGCGCACGGTCAGCGAAACGGGACGGCCCTACGTCGCCAGCATCCTGCCAACCGGCGCCGTCACATATCAAATGAGATGGCGCGTATATCGAATGTGGGAAAGTCGAGGACGCGTTCCAACATTCATTACCGCATTCGAAGACGAGGTGAGAAACGGTGAGGATCCGTCTTTCACGCGCTCTGTACGGCAGTGGCGGTGCGTAAACTCGAATCTGGCGGCATACATTGTGATGCGCAAGCCACCGTCAATAATGTGGCGGACACTCGAAAGTGGCCGGGACGGCACGGCGCGGAGCCACGCGAAACGCGCTCGAGATCGACGATCACCCGCCCATCGCCCGATTCGAACCCCGAAACCGGGTCTTTTCGGGGCGGCCTGGACGCGCTCCGCGATCGCTGTCGCACCATCGAAAACGACCGCGCCTTGCCTGGTGACGAGTGCTCGAAAGGATGCGGGCGATGAGGACTGCCAGGAGGAGTCTCCGGTCGGCCGGGGTGCTGGTGGCGGTCATGCTGAGTTTGACCCCAACTGCGGTCTCTGGAGCATTCCTGGATGCGCTGTTCAGCTTCGAACAGGGGGGCCGGAACTTCTTCTCGGTGCGAACCCGCTCCTGGAGATCGGCGGAAAAGGTGACCCCGCTCTTGAGTTCGTGGCGATGGGTCCGACTCATCCGTGTGGCTCGGGAACGAGCTGCGGCCGAGGGGAGGAGGGGATGGGTCATCTTCGACGCTGACGGCTCCGTAAACGGGCGTCCTGCGCGCCTCTGGCGGCTTCCTTCCCATGCACTTCACGGGCGACCGCATGGCTGGGGTCGTGATCGGGCCCCCTCGGTGTGAAGCTGGTGGCAGCGCATACGCTGGGGGGCTGATCGCCGGTTTCGGCGGAGGCGGCGAGGCCGGCCGACCCACCTGCCCCCCCAACCGATCCCGTCCGCGGACACCGCCGCCGACACCTGTGCGGCGGGCCGAGTTCGGGTGACGCGTGAGTCTCGGCACGCCGTTCCTCGCCGAGGGCGCGCACCGCACGGGACTTTCAGGGGCCTCCTCCCGCAGTTCGTCCACGTCTTCGCGGAATCCGGCGACCTGGACCCGGCTTCCGGCGCCGGACGATTCGGCTTGGGGGACGGTGGCTTGGGGGGAGAACACAAAAGAAGCGGGCCCCCGCAGAACTGCGCGGGGGCCCGCTTCCGTGAGGCCTCTCGTCAGAGACCGCTGGGGTTATGCGTCGTCGTTGTCGTTGATCGTCAACGTGACTGGGCCGACCGTGTACGTCTTGCCGGCACCGGCAACCTGAGCGCCATCGGCGTCGTCAAAGATGATCGTCTCGTTGGCCTCGTCAGTGCCATCGTCGTTGATCTCCAGCGTGACGGTCGCACTCGCCGTCGTCCCGCCCGTGTTGAACTGCAGCGCGACGGTCTCGGGAGCCCTGTAGTCGTCGGTCTCGGTCGTGCTGCCTGGAGCGCCGCGCGTCGCGGTCCCGCCGAGGGCGACTGCGAAGTTGAGGATACCGTTCACCTGCACGTCCGTCGTGCCGGTGATCTCCACCGTTACGGTGCCTGCATCCTCGTCCACTTCGGTCACATCCAGCGACAGCGTGATGTCTGGATCGTCATCCATGATATCGATGCTGGCAGGCATGTAGTACACGCCCTGCTCGGCGCTGCCTGACACGGTCAGTTCGATCATGTCGCTGACCTCGTCACGCACCGCGTCGTCGAGCGCATCGACCATGACCTCGGCCTCACCGGACTTCATACCCGCGGCGATAACCACGTCCACGCTGGTGGGAGGAGCAGGCGTCGTCTCCGCATCGCCGGTGGGATAGCCGATGTTTACGCTCACGGTTGTGGTTGTCTCGGCAGCGGGCGCCGTGCCGGCCGTCACCGTCACCGTCACCTCCGTGGCGCTGGCATCCTCGTTGATCGACGCCACGTCCGTCGAGATCGCGAAGTCGTCGTCATTCGACTGCACCGCAACGGACGCACTCTCGAAGTCCGTCGCCGAGTGGGTCACCATGCCGTGGTTGGCCATGATGTCCAGATCGTGTGCGGTCGTGACCGTCACAATCAGCGTGTCCGACGTCGTGTCGGTGTTGGGGAAGTTCAGCGTCGCAGGCGCCACGGTGACTCCGGCAGGACCGGTGACCGTCACCGCCACCGTGTCGGTATCCGTGTTCGCCAGGCTGACGGCGTACTGGAAGCCCGTCGCATCGCCCTCGGTCACCTTGACCGTGTCGATCTC
The Candidatus Palauibacter scopulicola DNA segment above includes these coding regions:
- a CDS encoding endonuclease/exonuclease/phosphatase family protein, producing MKLLTWNVNRAGKRRGALWKTVTRVDADIVLLQEVTGIPRHIRRRYQCQLTPPRYFRGHNAPFSTAVLSKGPIDATLDLKSAVTWVDKIHTERYGWIVGCKTTLDSGERFHVVAVHSPSFPIPPRQWADVDVSGIKLSTNPRLWFTEILWALLRTAGISDDTNWIVGGDFNRSVLHKGGQEVIDRLKTLGLTDCLSHHHGGPVPTYQPTRKVVRHQLDYCYVNTPLLERLTEARVPSHEEVFDPKPRLSDHLPIICTFD